The following proteins are co-located in the Cryptosporidium parvum Iowa II chromosome 6, whole genome shotgun sequence genome:
- a CDS encoding thioredoxin (quiescin Q6 like) having signal peptide and 12 transmembrane domains yields MNRFSWKYKRENHLIDKSNGILSRMLWSRYIFCCLLFFIWYICTWFVGAHLLRIETKEGIYTKSAFIKELSSVGELRDIVLNDLHGPKVIIFYSSFCAYCHMASNPLKKVAESLTPTGVKFYAFECGKGYSECSIWGIDGLPNLRLIGPEDKTINLESLINYTEFSDINCTRKSEKHIVFPEKHIPKLMEVPYLKHLKSKSISMPVINEETFLMCSIIRAFDLSNVFKPLNNSVLSTSAISQTKTGISNHFGRWSEESMQISPSHAIVDAITTKFYILHNWVFFGNNVVNTSQFLEKRRLNALYRFVETSWVLIPSKRTRAKLEEILVFLKNYMDNRDNSIYSKLSLESWQSFIKTVVVEGISTTQNGSDPTFYICKKSLFCGIWLLFHSWSISLLKGVQQQGKGCPLYNGPSLTPGQVVNRIAETVKYFMVCQSCKEHFETMINNNTCDRTSYIPPMNNNKFPVLLYEAEGLVFWLFRVHNLVTLRVATESSYEHLKQKRSSSISYVGTGVSFPPIGSCFDCYRPNQTPAEVTNQMLSSINDLTDDDYDKDIFEQGPVVAFLEAYYWKEGWILPKTTLDLQKSELASAYSFPNSNQIDPFDSLNSFKRSAEIQVGSVFDIFPVLYPILTFFIFSLTVFYLVETGPFLQEQKIAI; encoded by the coding sequence ATGAATCGTTTTTCATGGAAATACAAAAGAGAAAATCACTTGATTGACAAAAGTAATGGAATATTGAGCAGAATGTTGTGGTCaagatatattttttgttgcttattattttttatttggtATATTTGCACATGGTTTGTGGGTGCTCATCTTCTTAGAATAGAAACAAAGGAAGGGATTTATACAAAATCAGCATTTATTAAGGAATTATCTTCCGTAGGGGAGTTAAGGGACATAgttttaaatgatttacATGGACcaaaagtaattattttttactCTTCATTCTGTGCGTACTGCCATATGGCTTCAAATcctttaaaaaaagttgCTGAATCTTTGACTCCTACAGGCGTAAAATTCTATGCATTTGAATGTGGGAAGGGATATAGCGAATGCTCAATTTGGGGAATAGATGGACTCCCAAACCTAAGGCTAATTGGTCCCGAGGataaaacaataaatttagagtcattaattaattatacaGAGTTTAGCGATATAAACTGTACAAGAAAATCAGAAAAGCATATTGTATTTCCAGAAAAGCATATTCCAAAGTTGATGGAAGTGCCTTATTTGAAGCATTTAAAAAGCAAGTCAATTTCTATGCCAGtaataaatgaagaaaCATTTTTAATGTGTTCAATTATCCGAGCTTTTGACTTATCAAACGTATTCAAGCCATTAAATAACTCTGTACTATCAACTTCAGCAATATCACAAACAAAAACTGGCATTTCAAATCACTTTGGTAGATGGAGCGAAGAATCGATGCAAATTAGCCCTTCCCATGCAATAGTTGATGCAATTACGAccaaattttatattttacaTAATTGGGTCTTTTTTGGAAACAATGTAGTAAATACTTCACAATTTCTGGAGAAGAGGCGTTTAAATGCCCTATATAGATTTGTTGAAACTAGTTGGGTGCTTATTCCAAGCAAAAGAACGAGAGCAAAACTTGAAGAAATATTGGtatttctcaaaaattatatgGACAACAGGgataattcaatttattcCAAACTTTCTTTGGAAAGTTGGCAAAGCTTTATAAAAACAGTTGTTGTTGAAGGTATAAGTACTACACAAAATGGTAGTGATCCTACATTTTATATATGCAAAAAGTCTTTATTCTGCGGAATTTGGCTTCTTTTCCACTCTTGGTCTATATCATTGCTTAAAGGCGTTCAACAACAAGGAAAAGGCTGTCCTCTATATAATGGGCCTTCACTAACGCCTGGGCAAGTCGTAAATAGAATAGCTGAAACGGTCAAATATTTCATGGTATGCCAAAGCTGTAAAGAACATTTTGAAAcaatgattaataataatacatgTGATAGAACTTCCTATATTCCTCCCATGAATAACAACAAATTCCCAGTTTTACTTTATGAGGCTGAGGGTCTGGTTTTTTGGCTGTTCAGAGTTCATAATCTAGTAACTCTAAGAGTTGCAACTGAAAGTAGTTATGAAcatttaaaacaaaaaagatCGTCATCCATTTCTTACGTTGGAACTGGAGTGTCATTCCCTCCGATAGGATCTTGCTTTGACTGCTATCGTCCAAACCAGACTCCAGCAGAAGTAACTAATCAGATGTTGAGTAGTATAAACGATCTTACTGATGATGACTATGATAAAGACATTTTTGAACAAGGACCAGTAGTTGCATTTTTAGAAGcttattattggaaagaaGGCTGGATATTACCAAAAACTACTCTTGATCTACAGAAATCAGAATTAGCATCAGCTTATTCTTTTCCTAACTCAAATCAAATTGACCCCTTTGATTCACTTAATTCTTTCAAGAGGTCTGCTGAAATACAAGTTGGGTCGGTATTTGATATATTCCCTGTTCTATACCCAATCCTTAcattcttcattttctcaCTAACGGTCTTTTATTTAGTTGAGACTGGACCTTTCCTGCAAGAACAAAAAATAGCCATTTAG
- a CDS encoding 60s ribosomal protein L21, which yields MPHSFGKRARTRSKFSKGFRQKGVPMLSRYLKPIKVGDYVDIVVDSSIHKGMPYHFYHGRTGVVYNVAPRALGVIVNKVVGNRQIAKRINVRIEHVRLSRCNEDFLKRVKANDAARHEAHVAGLPSPVTKRVPQLPREGGFVDCSNMEVLTPHITVSIC from the coding sequence ATGCCTCATTCATTTGGTAAGAGAGCAAGAACTCGCTCAAAGTTCTCCAAGGGATTCAGACAGAAGGGTGTTCCCATGTTGTCAAGATATTTGAAACCCATTAAGGTTGGAGATTATGTTGATATTGTTGTCGACTCCTCTATTCACAAAGGTATGCCATACCATTTCTACCATGGCCGCACCGGTGTTGTATACAACGTAGCTCCTAGAGCCTTGGGCGTCATTGTTAATAAGGTTGTTGGTAACCGTCAAATTGCCAAGAGAATTAATGTAAGAATCGAGCACGTAAGACTCAGCCGTTGCAATGAAGACTTCCTTAAGAGAGTCAAAGCTAATGATGCTGCAAGACACGAGGCCCACGTTGCAGGTTTACCATCACCTGTAACAAAGCGTGTTCCACAATTACCAAGAGAAGGTGGATTTGTCGACTGTTCAAATATGGAGGTACTCACTCCTCACATTACTGTCTCTATTTGCTAA
- a CDS encoding glycogen phosphorylase, with the protein MGDSVFTRDNYNFEMRRKASFSKLTGAVPRGMTGMYLDDFDPTADKRREKLWYLMESYLPTDIESIQRSIVNHVEYTLARTRFNFDDNAAYRATAYSIRDRLIENLNDTNEYFNERDCKRCYYLSLEFLLGRAMQNALVNLDIEENYRKSLFDLGYNLEALYDNEHDAALGNGGLGRLAACFLDSLATKNYAGWGYGIRYTYGIFEQKIVQGRQFEHPDYWLVQSNPWEIERQDVTYGVRFYGHVREFEEHGKKKFRWVDGEVIQAVAYDNPIPGFDTYNCINLRLWKATPSREFDFNAFNEGKYVDAVCARQRAEYITSVLYPNDNTEQGKELRLKQQYFFVCATIQDILRRFKKSGKVDWSELPKKVSCQLNDTHPTIAVAEMMRILIDVEELDWDFAWNITSECFNYTNHTVLPEALEKWSSSLFSKLLPRHLMIINEINYRFLNDVRAVLGDGPWISKMSIYEEGWDKKIRMANLAVIGCRKVNGVAVIHSEIVKKDLFSDFVEYYRRKGINDKFINVTNGVTPRRWVNCANPKLSHLISNWLGSDSWLTNFDMIRSLQNNIDDLSLQKEWAEVKLSNKERLAKWVEINTGYKVSTSMLFDIQVKRIHEYKRQLLNLFYIIHRYLTLKHISPEERKKFVPRCCFFGGKAAPGYATAKTAIKMMNNLSVIINNDPDTKDYLMCVFLPNYNVSNAQIIIPASDISQHISTAGTEASGTSNMKFVMNGGLIIGTLDGANVEIREECGNETMFIFGALEQEVEHIRNRAREGNYPIDQRLHDVFNFIRTGGIMLGDGKAQGEFCEIVNKICSNGEGQIGDFYLVCHDFPLYCDAQMRVDQAYRDQTTWVKTCIKAASSMGKFSTDRTIEEYATAIWELEQCERPAPEACKKLSGYSPNKSK; encoded by the coding sequence ATGGGAGATAGTGTATTTACTCGTGATAACTACAACTTTGAGATGAGGAGAAAAGCCTCATTCTCAAAGTTGACAGGGGCTGTTCCAAGAGGTATGACAGGAATGTACTTGGACGATTTCGATCCAACTGCAGACAAAAGAAGAGAGAAGTTATGGTACTTAATGGAAAGCTACCTGCCGACAGATATTGAGTCCATTCAGAGATCAATAGTTAATCATGTTGAATACACACTTGCAAGAACTAGATTCAATTTCGATGACAATGCTGCTTATAGAGCAACTGCCTATAGTATAAGGGATCGTCTAATCGAAAACTTGAATGATACAAATGAGTACTTTAATGAAAGAGATTGCAAACGTTGCTATTACTTGAGTCTAGAATTTTTGCTCGGAAGAGCCATGCAAAACGCTCTCGTTAACTTGGAcattgaagaaaattacAGAAAATCTCTGTTTGACTTAGGGTATAATCTTGAAGCACTGTATGATAATGAACATGATGCTGCCCTTGGAAATGGAGGACTAGGAAGGCTTGCGGCTTGTTTTTTGGATTCACTTGCTACAAAGAATTATGCCGGATGGGGATATGGCATTAGATATACTTATGGTATTTTTGAGCAAAAAATCGTTCAAGGCCGACAGTTTGAACACCCAGATTACTGGCTTGTGCAGTCTAATCCATGGGAAATTGAACGTCAGGATGTAACATATGGCGTTCGATTTTATGGTCACGTACGTGAATTTGAAGAGCATGGGAAAAAGAAGTTCAGATGGGTTGATGGCGAAGTAATTCAGGCAGTTGCATATGATAATCCAATTCCAGGCTTTGATACCTACAATTGTATTAACTTACGTCTTTGGAAGGCAACTCCTTCAAGAGAGTTCGACTTCAATGCTTTCAATGAAGGTAAGTATGTTGATGCCGTTTGCGCCAGACAAAGAGCAGAGTACATTACTTCGGTATTATACCCAAATGATAACACTGAACAAGGAAAAGAGCTTAGACTCAAACAACAATACTTCTTTGTATGCGCAACGATTCAAGATATTTTGAGAAGATTCAAGAAATCAGGAAAGGTAGATTGGAGCGAACTACCTAAAAAAGTCTCATGCCAACTCAATGACACTCATCCGACTATCGCTGTAGCAGAAATGATGCGTATTTTGATAGATGTTGAAGAGCTAGATTGGGATTTTGCCTGGAATATTACTAGTGAGTGCTTTAATTATACAAATCATACTGTTTTACCAGAGGCCTTAGAAAAGTGGAGCTCAAGCCTGTTTAGCAAACTACTCCCCAGACATTTGATGATAATCAACGAAATCAATTATAGATTTTTGAACGATGTAAGAGCTGTCTTGGGAGATGGGCCATGGATTTCAAAAATGTCTATTTATGAAGAGGGGTGGGACAAGAAAATAAGGATGGCAAACTTAGCAGTTATTGGATGCAGGAAAGTCAATGGCGTTGCAGTTATTCATAGTGAAATAGTTAAAAAGGATTTGTTTTCAGATTTTGTCGAATATTACAGACGCAAGGGAATCAATGACAAGTTTATCAATGTTACAAATGGTGTTACTCCAAGAAGATGGGTAAACTGCGCAAATCCAAAACTTTCTCATTTAATTTCCAACTGGTTAGGATCCGATAGCTGGCTAACTAACTTCGATATGATTAGAAGTTTACAAAACaatattgatgatttaTCTCTTCAGAAAGAATGGGCAGAGGTAAAACTGAGTAATAAGGAGAGACTTGCTAAGTGGGTTGAAATCAATACAGGATACAAAGTAAGCACAAGTATGCTTTTTGATATACAAGTCAAGAGAATCCATGAATATAAACGACAACTACTTAACTTGTTCTACATTATTCACAGATATCTTACATTAAAGCATATCTCACCtgaagaaagaaagaaattcGTACCAAGATGCTGTTTCTTTGGAGGAAAGGCTGCGCCTGGGTATGCTACGGCTAAAACtgcaataaaaatgatgaataaCCTATCAGTAATAATCAACAATGACCCAGATACAAAAGATTACTTAATGTGTGTCTTCTTGCCAAACTACAATGTCAGTAATGcccaaattattattccGGCATCTGATATCTCACAACATATTTCAACAGCTGGTACTGAAGCTTCTGGGACAAGTAATATGAAGTTTGTAATGAACGGCGGATTGATCATTGGTACTCTTGATGGTGCCAACGTTGAAATTCGTGAAGAGTGCGGAAACGAAACAATGTTCATTTTTGGTGCTTTAGAACAAGAAGTTGAACACATTAGAAATAGAGCTAGAGAAGGAAACTACCCAATTGATCAGAGGCTACATGATGTATTCAACTTTATTAGAACAGGAGGGATCATGCTTGGTGACGGAAAGGCTCAAGGAGAATTCTGTGAAATTGTGAATAAAATCTGTTCTAACGGTGAAGGCCAAATTGGCGACTTCTACTTGGTATGCCATGATTTCCCACTTTACTGTGACGCGCAAATGAGAGTTGATCAAGCATACAGAGACCAAACTACATGGGTTAAGACTTGCATCAAGGCTGCCTCATCTATGGGAAAATTCTCGACTGATAGAACAATCGAAGAATATGCTACCGCAATTTGGGAGCTTGAACAGTGCGAGAGACCTGCGCCAGAAGCATGCAAAAAATTATCTGGGTATTCACCTAATAAATCAAAGTGA
- a CDS encoding CCR4-NOT transcription complex, subunit 2; NOT2. C terminal Not2/Not3 domains: SVCKGFILPNSKSLMDAKNQVQKSSSSSCDQEDTSPQNNTINSQNQCDQQTSTQNNVDKDLSLEDILYETNQQAISYNRTNYGLLGILNVIRMTDSDLNILALGTDLTTLGLNLNSSECLYLNFDSPWSSSKPAQPESETNEIIQAFANTPNNVSQIIGLKSTYVQKFALETLFYIFYNMPQDLLQGFAAVELCNRGWLYYPDSLQWYSKVQNEEKQTAEWQVFDTDKWCKVPISDPPSSNLLSIDEIRPSVEEGVRIHSKWIQEQNQIYQIVQQQMQQQSNSRNKGSEPQINSNMNNISDFSSAYNQRSIQQTFSQAGNNQTINSNNYSNFRSSNRHNSSF, translated from the coding sequence AGTGTATGTAAGGGATTCATCTTGCCTAACAGTAAATCCTTGATGGATGCTAAAAATCAGGTACAGAAGAGTTCTTCTTCTTCGTGCGATCAAGAAGATACGTCACCACAAAATAATACCATAAATAGTCAAAATCAATGCGATCAACAAACTTCAACTCAGAATAATGTAGATAAAGATTTGAGCCTTGAAGACATTTTATATGAAACTAATCAGCAAGCAATCTCTTACAATCGAACAAACTATGGCTTGCTAGGAATACTCAACGTAATAAGAATGACCGATTCTGATTTGAATATTCTGGCTCTGGGAACTGATTTGACTACGCTAGGGCTCAATTTGAATTCATCTGAATGTCTATATCTTAATTTTGACTCTCCCTGGAGTTCTAGCAAACCAGCTCAGCCTGAATCTGAAACAAACGAAATAATTCAGGCATTTGCAAACACTCCTAATAATGTTTCACAAATCATTGGGTTGAAGTCAACGTATGTCCAGAAATTTGCCCTAGAAACCTTGTTTTAcatattttataatatgCCACAGGATTTGCTTCAAGGATTTGCTGCTGTAGAACTGTGTAATAGAGGATGGTTATACTATCCTGATTCATTGCAATGGTATTCAAAGGTtcaaaatgaagaaaagcAGACAGCTGAGTGGCAAGTTTTTGATACCGATAAATGGTGCAAAGTCCCTATATCTGACCCTCCATCAAGTAATTTACTTTCGATAGATGAGATTCGTCCAAGCGTGGAGGAAGGAGTCAGAATCCACTCCAAATGGATACAAGAGCAAAAccaaatttatcaaattgtCCAACAACAAATGCAGCAACAATCGAATAGTCGTAACAAGGGTTCCGAACCacaaattaattctaatatgAACAATATCAGTGATTTTAGTTCAGCATATAATCAAAGAAGTATTCAACAAACTTTTTCCCAGGCTGGGAACAACCAgacaattaattcaaacaaTTATTCTAATTTTAGATCGTCCAATAGGCATAATTCAAGCTTTTAA